The following is a genomic window from Thalassoglobus sp. JC818.
AGAATTTTCTGATTTTGTGTGTACGATCTCGCACGAGCAAGCGCATCCTTTTAACTTATGAAACAGTGCAAGCGAGTGCACCGGATAGAGCAACTTGCTCTATTCTTCTTGAAGACTTCGGCTGGCGCGAAGATTATCAGCGTGAAACTTTAGAATGTCTGGGCCAATCTTCTCGTACATTTTCTTTGAGCTATGCGGAACACCGGGCACTACAACGAACGTGTGTTCGATTCCCAATTCCTTGAGATGCTGACTCCATTCTCGGTTGCCTTCAGCATTGTCGTCATCCCCACCGACCGCAACGAAAATCTTCACATCAGGCCCTGAGTTCCGATTGGCGTATGCCTCTGCTAAATCCCACGTATTGTTTGTTGCCGGCTCAATCGTCAGTGAATCGCTTTCTTTGCCTGAGTTCTCAGAGATACGCTTTTCGTGTTGCTGACCTCCTCCCAGGGGAGCGGCTGAACAGAACAGTTCTGGAAACTTGAAGAGGTAGCGAGCTGTCCCACGACCACCTTGAGAAAACCCTTCGATTGCTCTCCCCGAATGATCAGCGATAGTTCGATACTCAGAATCAATATGTTTCACGAGTTCGCGAAAAGCTGTTTCCCCCAGAAATCCATCGTGATCGTAATGACTGAGCTTACCTCCGTTCGGGAACACAACAATCAATTCCGGAATGACACCGTCTGCCATTGCGTCCTCATAGATGGATGACATCGAGATCGTTTTCGTCTCGCTTCCCGGACGCCCTCCATGCAACCAGTACATGACCGGGTATCGCTTTTGTTCGTTGCCCGGTTTGTTGTAAGAAGGTGGCAGAAGAATGCAGTAACCGACGTCGACACCATTTGCAGAGCTATGAAAAGTATCGTGCTTTAACGCCTTCGAAGCACTGGCAGGAAGTTTATTCACCCACTGGAACGGAGCCCGAACTTTTGTCTTGTTCGGCTGTTGAGCGAGAACAGTCGTTGTGAACAACAGACCGAAAATGAACAGCATCGCATATCGAATTTTCATCGAGTTACCTTTTCAAGAATCGCCTGTCACAAGTGGAACGTCCAGCCAGTAGAGGTTTCAGTATCGGATGAGTTCCTCACCTTACAACGAACCTGGTACTGCTCACACTTCCATCAGACTTTTTAGAACACGCAAATTGACGGCATCCATTTCCTCACCGTCACGCTTTTCTTTTTTGGTTTCCAAATACATGGGGAGAGATTCAAACCGCGCGTCGTTCAGGAGAAAACGAAATGGTTCCACGCCAAGGAAGCCTTCGCCGATATGATCATGCCGATCAACG
Proteins encoded in this region:
- a CDS encoding alpha/beta hydrolase-fold protein; this encodes MKIRYAMLFIFGLLFTTTVLAQQPNKTKVRAPFQWVNKLPASASKALKHDTFHSSANGVDVGYCILLPPSYNKPGNEQKRYPVMYWLHGGRPGSETKTISMSSIYEDAMADGVIPELIVVFPNGGKLSHYDHDGFLGETAFRELVKHIDSEYRTIADHSGRAIEGFSQGGRGTARYLFKFPELFCSAAPLGGGQQHEKRISENSGKESDSLTIEPATNNTWDLAEAYANRNSGPDVKIFVAVGGDDDNAEGNREWSQHLKELGIEHTFVVVPGVPHSSKKMYEKIGPDILKFHADNLRASRSLQEE